A region of Hoplias malabaricus isolate fHopMal1 chromosome 12, fHopMal1.hap1, whole genome shotgun sequence DNA encodes the following proteins:
- the arl5a gene encoding ADP-ribosylation factor-like protein 5A isoform X2, whose amino-acid sequence MSLAEHKVIIVGLDNAGKTTILYQFSMNEVVHTSPTIGSNVEEIVVNNTHFLMWDIGGQESLRSSWNTYYTNTEFVIVVVDSTDRERISVTREELYRMLAHEDLKKAGLLVFANKQDVKGCMTVAEISQSLQLTSVKDHQWHIQACCALTGEGLCQGLEWMMSRLRVR is encoded by the exons AACACAAAGTCATCATTGTTGGGTTGGACAATGCAGGCAAGACAACAATACTTTATCAATT CTCTATGAATGAAGTTGTGCACACATCACCTACAATAGGCAGCAATGTGGAAGAGATTGTGGTTAacaacacacacttcctcaTGTGGGACATTGGAGGTCAGGAATCTCTGCGTTCATCGTGGAATACCTACTACACTAACACAGAG tttgtgaTAGTAGTGGTTGAcagcacagacagagagaggatttCTGTTACCAGAGAAGAACTGTACAGAATGTTAGCTCATGAA gACCTTAAAAAGGCAGGTTTGTTGGTCTTTGCCAACAAGCAAGATGTAAAGGGTTGTATGACCGTAGCAGAAATCTCACAGAGCCTACAACTTACTTCTGTTAAAGACCATCAATGGCACATCCAGGCTTGCTGTGCCCTGACAGGGGAAGG GCTGTGTCAGGGACTAGAGTGGATGATGTCAAGATTGCGAGTGAGATGA
- the arl5a gene encoding ADP-ribosylation factor-like protein 5A isoform X1, which yields MGIIFTKLWRLFNHQEHKVIIVGLDNAGKTTILYQFSMNEVVHTSPTIGSNVEEIVVNNTHFLMWDIGGQESLRSSWNTYYTNTEFVIVVVDSTDRERISVTREELYRMLAHEDLKKAGLLVFANKQDVKGCMTVAEISQSLQLTSVKDHQWHIQACCALTGEGLCQGLEWMMSRLRVR from the exons AACACAAAGTCATCATTGTTGGGTTGGACAATGCAGGCAAGACAACAATACTTTATCAATT CTCTATGAATGAAGTTGTGCACACATCACCTACAATAGGCAGCAATGTGGAAGAGATTGTGGTTAacaacacacacttcctcaTGTGGGACATTGGAGGTCAGGAATCTCTGCGTTCATCGTGGAATACCTACTACACTAACACAGAG tttgtgaTAGTAGTGGTTGAcagcacagacagagagaggatttCTGTTACCAGAGAAGAACTGTACAGAATGTTAGCTCATGAA gACCTTAAAAAGGCAGGTTTGTTGGTCTTTGCCAACAAGCAAGATGTAAAGGGTTGTATGACCGTAGCAGAAATCTCACAGAGCCTACAACTTACTTCTGTTAAAGACCATCAATGGCACATCCAGGCTTGCTGTGCCCTGACAGGGGAAGG GCTGTGTCAGGGACTAGAGTGGATGATGTCAAGATTGCGAGTGAGATGA
- the arl5a gene encoding ADP-ribosylation factor-like protein 5A isoform X3, whose protein sequence is MNEVVHTSPTIGSNVEEIVVNNTHFLMWDIGGQESLRSSWNTYYTNTEFVIVVVDSTDRERISVTREELYRMLAHEDLKKAGLLVFANKQDVKGCMTVAEISQSLQLTSVKDHQWHIQACCALTGEGLCQGLEWMMSRLRVR, encoded by the exons ATGAATGAAGTTGTGCACACATCACCTACAATAGGCAGCAATGTGGAAGAGATTGTGGTTAacaacacacacttcctcaTGTGGGACATTGGAGGTCAGGAATCTCTGCGTTCATCGTGGAATACCTACTACACTAACACAGAG tttgtgaTAGTAGTGGTTGAcagcacagacagagagaggatttCTGTTACCAGAGAAGAACTGTACAGAATGTTAGCTCATGAA gACCTTAAAAAGGCAGGTTTGTTGGTCTTTGCCAACAAGCAAGATGTAAAGGGTTGTATGACCGTAGCAGAAATCTCACAGAGCCTACAACTTACTTCTGTTAAAGACCATCAATGGCACATCCAGGCTTGCTGTGCCCTGACAGGGGAAGG GCTGTGTCAGGGACTAGAGTGGATGATGTCAAGATTGCGAGTGAGATGA